The proteins below are encoded in one region of Asticcacaulis excentricus CB 48:
- a CDS encoding TonB-dependent receptor, with the protein MKTKSNHSRTASAIARYGVSVLALAATGAMAQEAAPAATDEVETVVVTGFRNSLQTAINEKKRSTDMVDVIKAEDIGQFPDLNLAESLQRIPGVSIDRDGGEGKQITVRGLNSEFSRTRINGLEALATTGSKDSSGGTNRGRGFDFNVFAADLFNSLTVRKSMSAEVDEGSLGATVDLQTARPFDYKGFTMASSLQFGYNDKSGKTEPRGTFMISNRWADGKLGALLSVAYGERTVVEEGANTTRWENAYSASNVGRFESFSTDGGNTFTAIAPCTANVTNRNCNTTETSTQNPALTGEAQKISRALHPRIPRYNHFETQQKRLGVTGAFQMRPFEGTLISLDGMYAKFGANRDEWEIEAISFSRNNQGLPRTDIYNYTIDDKGTITKASFNDVDIRSEHRFDELTTTFTQGNLTWDQNWGERFSTKLMIGSSKSVQDTPEQTTFTLESYNVDGYSYDFTDMTAPKFNYGSNNGCTPDQACYWTYSSSTASGDASLIRLRPQQVTNKFTTTRLDAKFDLTDTVTIKAGVSTKKYNFNSIEFGRYTSSPLTRDENAAGAIVTEINSNIAKYSQTVSVAGNTYLIPNLDLIRSTFNYDCNCTNSWGTFTTNSTNSSSRTNNRVASETDNGWFLQADFSGEIAGLPYRGNIGTRQVETNLVATGVVGTASGFTVTTVERSYKDDLPSFNLMIQPVPSVYLRFAAAKTMARPTLLSIIPGGGSVSTTAKTITTGNPALDPVRANTLDFSAEWYVDKDTLFTVALFKKDIKSYIQQRQTSGKLSDYGYDPADFNEAADAVYTITTPVNTPGGELKGYEISLQKPFHFLPGFLRHTGGIINYTNVESQIDYYTSATATTTTRANLLGLSPKAWNVTAYYEDDKLSGRIAFAYRDGYLSQLNPGSSADFWGKNETFNIDAQVTYQINKNLTFILEGINLTNEADDRFIAYNTVQGNTAQDLLYDYSKSGRQYYLGVRYKY; encoded by the coding sequence CGAAACCGTCGTCGTGACGGGTTTCCGCAACAGCCTTCAGACGGCGATCAACGAGAAAAAGCGTTCGACCGACATGGTCGACGTGATCAAGGCCGAAGACATCGGTCAGTTTCCTGACCTGAACCTCGCCGAATCCCTGCAACGCATTCCCGGCGTGTCGATTGACCGCGATGGCGGTGAAGGCAAGCAGATCACGGTTCGCGGCCTGAACTCAGAATTTTCGCGCACGCGCATCAACGGCCTTGAGGCGCTGGCCACTACGGGTTCCAAGGATTCGTCGGGCGGCACTAACCGCGGCCGTGGGTTTGACTTCAACGTCTTCGCCGCCGACCTCTTCAACTCGCTAACGGTGCGCAAGTCCATGTCGGCCGAGGTCGACGAGGGGTCTCTGGGTGCCACGGTCGATCTGCAAACGGCGCGTCCGTTCGACTATAAGGGCTTCACCATGGCCTCGTCTTTGCAGTTTGGCTATAATGATAAGTCCGGTAAGACCGAGCCGCGCGGCACCTTCATGATCTCCAATCGCTGGGCCGATGGCAAGCTCGGGGCCCTGTTGTCGGTGGCCTATGGCGAGCGTACCGTCGTCGAAGAAGGCGCTAACACCACCCGCTGGGAAAACGCATATTCGGCGTCGAACGTCGGACGCTTTGAAAGCTTCTCGACCGATGGCGGTAATACCTTCACCGCCATTGCTCCCTGTACAGCGAACGTCACCAATCGGAACTGTAACACCACGGAGACCAGCACGCAGAACCCGGCGCTCACCGGCGAAGCGCAAAAGATCAGCCGCGCTCTGCACCCGCGTATTCCGCGCTACAACCACTTTGAAACCCAGCAAAAGCGTCTGGGTGTCACCGGTGCGTTCCAGATGCGCCCGTTCGAAGGTACGCTGATTTCGCTGGACGGTATGTACGCCAAGTTCGGCGCCAACCGCGACGAGTGGGAAATCGAAGCCATTTCCTTCAGCCGCAATAATCAGGGCCTGCCCCGCACGGACATCTATAACTACACGATAGACGATAAGGGTACGATCACTAAAGCCTCGTTCAACGACGTCGATATTCGATCGGAACATCGCTTCGACGAACTGACCACGACCTTCACCCAGGGTAACCTGACCTGGGATCAGAACTGGGGCGAACGCTTCTCGACCAAGCTGATGATTGGCTCTTCGAAGTCGGTGCAGGATACGCCGGAGCAAACCACCTTCACGCTCGAATCCTATAATGTTGATGGATATTCCTACGACTTCACGGATATGACGGCGCCGAAGTTCAACTATGGCTCGAATAATGGTTGTACGCCGGATCAGGCCTGCTACTGGACCTATTCGTCCAGCACAGCAAGCGGCGATGCCTCGCTGATCCGTCTGCGCCCACAGCAGGTGACCAACAAATTCACCACCACTCGACTGGATGCCAAGTTTGATCTCACCGATACTGTGACGATCAAGGCGGGCGTTTCGACTAAGAAGTATAACTTCAACTCAATTGAGTTCGGGCGTTATACGTCCAGCCCGCTTACGCGTGACGAAAACGCCGCCGGCGCGATCGTGACGGAGATCAACAGCAACATCGCCAAATACAGCCAGACGGTTTCGGTCGCGGGTAACACCTATCTGATCCCGAATCTTGATCTGATCCGCTCAACCTTCAACTACGACTGTAACTGCACCAATAGTTGGGGCACCTTTACCACCAACTCGACCAATTCGTCGTCGCGCACCAATAACCGCGTGGCCAGCGAAACCGATAATGGCTGGTTCCTGCAAGCTGACTTCAGTGGTGAGATCGCGGGGCTGCCATATCGCGGTAACATCGGTACGCGTCAGGTTGAAACCAATCTGGTGGCAACGGGTGTCGTCGGCACGGCGTCAGGCTTCACGGTGACCACCGTTGAACGGTCGTACAAGGACGATCTGCCCTCGTTCAACCTCATGATCCAGCCGGTGCCGAGCGTCTATCTGCGCTTTGCCGCAGCCAAAACCATGGCGCGTCCGACGCTTCTGTCGATCATTCCGGGCGGCGGTTCGGTGAGTACAACGGCCAAGACCATCACCACGGGCAACCCGGCGCTCGACCCGGTACGTGCCAATACGCTCGACTTCTCGGCCGAGTGGTACGTCGATAAGGACACGCTGTTTACGGTCGCCCTGTTCAAGAAGGACATCAAGTCCTACATCCAGCAACGCCAGACCTCGGGCAAGCTGTCAGACTACGGTTATGATCCGGCTGACTTCAACGAAGCGGCAGACGCCGTTTACACGATCACCACCCCTGTCAACACGCCGGGCGGTGAGCTGAAAGGCTACGAAATCTCGCTGCAGAAGCCCTTCCACTTCCTGCCGGGCTTCCTGCGCCACACGGGCGGTATCATCAACTACACCAATGTCGAGTCGCAGATTGACTACTACACATCAGCAACTGCCACCACGACGACGCGCGCCAACCTGCTGGGCCTGTCGCCCAAGGCGTGGAACGTCACAGCCTACTACGAAGACGACAAGCTGTCGGGTCGTATCGCCTTCGCCTATCGCGACGGCTACTTGTCGCAGCTCAATCCGGGCTCGTCGGCCGACTTCTGGGGTAAGAACGAAACCTTCAATATCGACGCTCAGGTCACCTATCAGATCAACAAGAACCTGACCTTTATCCTCGAAGGCATCAACCTGACCAACGAAGCCGATGACCGCTTCATCGCCTATAACACCGTGCAGGGCAACACCGCACAGGATCTCCTTTACGACTACTCGAAGTCGGGTCGTCAATACTATCTGGGCGTCCGCTACAAGTATTAA